The genomic segment acacaaacacgcaaacgcGTGTTTGTGTCGTGTCAGGAGTCGCTCCCAATACTGGTATatccaacccggtctcacgaaaccggtctcacgaaaagtcgtgacactgtcacgttatttaatctattgaaacgtgatcaggatcacgtattttaaAACGtttcgtgttttaaagcacaaatttcaaacccatgtatttcaattggaagtatttgtcgtgtcaccagcacgacttccaaacttaACATGTCTGAACCTGCGGTTCCTCTCATACTGAGCAGGATTACTATTGCAACAACACATCATCAGTAGGGTAAAACTAACCTGTCTCACGACGATCTAAACCCAGCTCACGTTCCCTATTAGTGGGTGAACAATCCAACACTTGGTGAATTCTGCTTCACAATGATAGGAAGAGCCGACATCGAAGGATCAAAAAGCGACGTCGCTATGAACGCTTGGCCGCCACAAGCCAGTTATCCCTGTGGTAACTTTTCTGACACCTCCTGCTTAAAACCCAAAACATCAGAAGGATCGTGAGGCCGCGCTTTCACGGTCTGTACTCATACTGAAAATCAAGATCAAGCGAGCTTTTGCCCTTCTGCTCCACGGGAGGTTTCTGTCCTCCCTGAGCTCGCCTTAGGACACCTGCGTTACCGTTTGACAGGTGTACCGCCCCAGTCAAACTCCCCACCTGTCACTGTCCCCGGGacgtcccttaaggagctccgtacagaacatttattgttaaaaattgtctgtgatgataactaacaatatgacagcttttggccacccatttctacttaaacttgtctgtgaacaatatgacagctttaggccacccgtttctactttcacctttgattctgagaaattgtgacaattcacggatatattaaatgcaggtgcgctgtatgtcttgatgtttattttatctagccatctactgtcttgtttttggttatgtgaatgaaagtccgcgtcgacgcctcgcaagtccagtgtcgcgagcggacgttgccatgacatctagaaatcatatcgtatttaatgggttgtcactaatattgatgtgttgggcttgattataacacttgaataatattgtttgcaccacggcctggggggaatactcgtattctgatacctgctgagtagttccagtcagcgtttagattctctgcccgaaccCGAGCCCGAGCagacccgacccgcgggccgggtctggccgatatttcccaccactatcctcgggccgggcctttgatcgagcttttttatttttattttatcattggtttattggcctaatctgaggagtaatctatgccataaacaggaacgttataggcctttattacacgggtcttctcaatgccgtggcccgtggaacactccgttcacttgcatgggtagtagtccggtgactcgtcaaccccagcgtcttccgttgctaagcgacgtcaccgtctttgcggacatgctggaaacgaataaattgtaaaaaaaaaaaaaaaaaagacacagcatgtgaagttattttttcgttttggcaagttccagtcaaattgtcttttCAGCCTtccaaacgagagctggtaaatagtgaaaaatgcattaaactgtaatcagaaaacgtggaTATATGCTATTGACCCTAGTGTATCTGTGGTATTAAGgatgggacgaatttcgaattataaatatgttgagcggactagaatgcctcccgtaggcctatatattattattattattattatgcacgtCTTGAGCCATCAGTCGGAACGTGTCTGTGCCGCTTCCAGTGGGCATTTCAGTAGGGACCACAGCCGGTTCGCTGCAGTGCCGCTTCCGATTGGAAATTGGCCTTACGTACTTTACTTACCCATGAGCGTTCTctgccgttgccatggtgaagacGCAAGCTTTCTGGTTGCGTAAGCACTGTCGTCAGTTTTCACGGGAATTTCGCTCATTCCCTCGCAAACTCCTACTAAGATAAGTTGATTGTCTATACGTCTGCTATATGTTTCGTTTAATATGATAAATTACCTGCATAGTTTAAATATTAGGGCGAAGATTAAATCCCCACCAGTGATTCACCATTGGTCAGCATCAATTATAAAGGGAAACTCCTGAAATTAACATAACCTTGCTAGCGAACGGATAATGTTCAATATAAACTAACACAATGCagcattaataatataataatgtgtgAGTCATTTAATTGTGTGAGTTCATCTAGACGTTTTCATTTCCTCTGTCACTGTGGATCACTTTTAAAGTGAACTGTTTTGGATTTTACTTTAagttaaagctatactgtacgatgtgagagagcttgcatgatttgaaattagcttctcttcggagttccgtttaactcctcccccacccttcacgactgccccaacccctcgacacagagccgtgcacgagcgctaatgctgcttacggcttacctcaacggcaaccattgcgtcacttttcaggccattcaactccctcagctgtcgccatcgctgaaaagcgaatccaatatttattctcgtttttcctcgagcattctcttactttttttttgttgctgccttttcattttctgtctttctttttcttgcctttttaaaaggatgaaccggggcaagtaacggtggcagtggtaacttctgttttttttcttccatcgtgttaacgttgtaggctcactaggtctagtccactgtcatgaactactatgacaacaacgctttctttgccctccgtgaacgcgctcaggccggctcaggctcgtacacagaggggagagaacgcgcaggcttgtgattggttctttataTTTGGGTACAATGTCTcagattggtaagcattttaacaggtttatagcagatacagaattcgtttttttttcgcttctttttcattgcccataagttatttattgctgtcaggatgtaaaaaccaatttcaacaacacattaaaaagtgcatatcactgaaaatcgtacaatatgcctttaagTTGTGTAAAGTTGTGTAGAAAACAAGCAAGGTGCTGTCTTTGAACAATTTATTATGCTCTCATGGTGCTTTCCCGGTCTTGTACCGGCAAAAGTCCGCAATAGAGATAAAGAAAAACCCGCTAaaacatggtttctcaacggggggcGTTCGAAccatattaactagatgccttaTTACAgtggcgtctagaacgtcaccataggcggtgtcatgccaaatgtacttttttttattactttttaaatagccataacttgctaaattttcaaccgatttacaaacggtttggtttattacaaacgttattaacgtggttatgatATTTAAACGTAAATCATTGTAGAATTCCTTACAGTTAAAATTAGGTTACCGTTTCGAAACGTAACTATCATTAAAACCGTGATAACTGTGTGATCTGACACTTTCACAGTAAATTTGTCCAGAATCAACCACAGTTAATAACACCCTCCCAGGCATAGGTGTAGTGTTAATGTTAATGCAGTTAGTTAATTTTAATGCATATCTGATATGGTTTTCTTATCATTAAGTAATGGCTACAttaacattgtatttttttgcacATTGCTGCTAACTTTGTTTGTGACTGATTGATGGTtgacagttttttcttttctccctgCAGCTCCTTTATAgtcaacccccaccacacgtTATCGTCGTCATTTTGAATACCCAAAGGCACTTTTAAGAGCCACGTccatctgtctgcctttctgtctggctgtctggctaTCTATCTGCCTGTTTGGCTGTCtaactctctgtctgcctgtctgtctgtctgtctgtctgtctgtctgtctgtctgtctgtctgtctgtctgtctgggtcagTCTGTTTGTGTTGCAATGGCCATGAGACATACCATTGACCGCCAGCATCCCAGCTACAAAGAGGGGAAACGTAAATTGCTTGAAAGTAAACAAGACCACCTTATAGCTGAAGCTGAGGTTAGTGTTTTTATATCAAATGAATCGTTTTTCATTTGTCACCTGTCTCAGTTTCTGTACCTTTAATTATTGAATTTTCCCTTCAACACGCAGAGAGCCGTTGAGGAGAGGAAACGTGCGCGTTCTGGTGGAGGACCTCCATGTGGCTCCACTAGTGACGGTGCAAGACGAGGCAAGCCGAGGGGGAGGCGTGGAGGGCGACGCGGAGGGCGACGCAAAGCCTCAGCCACAGGTTCTTATCTGAATTATTGGACATTTATTGGAATTTAATGCGTAAATACTAGATGAGTTTGTAGCATGAAAgaatatttatgaatgaatttaTGAACAGAAAAGTTTGTGGAGAGGCTTTCATCTCTAAATGCCTCTGGTCCTTCTGCCAAGCCTCAAAgaagctctgcatcttcatggACTTTTCGGCAGCAGAAAGCCTCAGAGCGCTGGACAGAAGCACGACCAAACCACCTACAAGGCCTCATTGAAAAGGAGGCTGTTGGTCATCCCTTGTGTTGCCTCTGCCCCAAGCCGGCTGTTATTAGGTTGGATCACATTAATCTTAAACTTTATTTACCCAGGGTAGTAGCTGAGCATTACAGCAATTCTCAGTGCCCTGCTATATAGGCTAACATGCATGTCTTTTGGGGTGGGAGAGAAATTTGATACACAGAGGAAACCTACATGAATGTGAAAAGTACATCTAGGACCTTTGTATCAAACCGATTATCTAATTTAATTTAGAATACTGTAGCTTACTGTAACTTGAGTGTATTGTAGTTTATGAGTTATTCACATGAATAGttgattatattattaatttttttcatcCCTAGGTGCAGAGAGTGTCTCCCTGAAGAGTGGTTCTGTGGGGACTGCGATGTACTGCATCACAAAAAACAGCCACTCCACAACAGGGAATGTCTGATACGTGGGTTCTTTGAACCCATTCCTCCAACCACACGCGTCATGAAAGGGGAGGATGGATATTTGACTCAGGAGCAAGGTATATACTCAACAAAGCTTTTATTTTGCTGTTCACATGTGTCTGCAGCTTTTAAAAGATAATATGAATGAATGGTCTTCTTTATTTATGCCAGCTTGCATCTTGCTAACTGTGAGTGTGTCAAACTGCGTCTGCGATGGCACAACCTTCACTGTGTTACCAGGCAAACCAGTGATTTTAATTAACATCAATGGTAAAAACAATTCACTATTTAAATTTATATTTGAAGATGATTTCCAGAAATAAAATCACACATCAAGATATTGGGGtctttcaaaatgtgttttaagcatgttttttttctttcttgctcTAAGGACGTTATGACTTGCATCAGCCACTGTATGTATGTCAGACGTGCCAGCAGCAGAGGACCCCTGACATGAAGCACTTCCTTCAGAGTGGATATTGGCCAGCCTCTCTCAATACTTCCACGTTGTACACGTTGGACCTCTTGAGCTCCTTTCAGGAACTGAAAGTAATCTCTCCGGGATTCTCCAGACAGGCCTTCGCAAAGCTCCTGGAGCATCGCACCAAGTGTGGAGGACGAGTTAGTATTATTGTTCTTGGACATATTACAACATTTCTGTGCATAAGCAGACAACAtcccaaatatttttttattctatgtATCTTCCAGTCTGGACATATCAAAGGCGACACCCTGCAGCGCAGCTTCTTGGAGTTTTCATATGCTTCGTTTGAGAAGGACCAACTCTGCTGTGGTGCTGTTCTCACCTGCCCAGCCTGCACACCAGAAATGTTGGCTGTTTCAGTAGATGGAAACAGAAAGTTATATCGCTTTCGCCGAAATGGAAGGTGCTCTTTGTTCCAGTGttattattgattgattgattgattgatttagttacatatttaatacatttcatTTCTATTTGTCTTCCACAGTTCTGGTGACCATGCCTTTTTTGAAGGTTTATTTGTGGCTGAAGACAGTGCAGTGTCTGGATTTGTGGACATGATCCAGAAAGCTGTGAAAAAGGCAAGTTTGAATCGTAATTTGACAAAATACTTCTGTTGCTAAAATAAACATATCTATCCAACATAGATTTCCTCCCCAACTGCAACTTCTGCCTGCCAACTAAAAAATCAAATTTAGTGAATACATGGCATATATAGTGTTTTATGATAccattgattttatttgatttatttttgtttacgtGTCATAGACACAGGGAAGAGGCACGTGTGGGGACTCCCAATGGACAGCAGCACGGGAGACATCAAGAAGGGCATCCAAATTGGATGAAGAGGGCATGGAGGTTGCTGTGTGTCGCCATGGTTTCCTTCTTAAAGCCCTTAATATGTACAGGGGAGAAATATTTGCCTGCCCCATGTACCTTCAAAAGGAGCTGATGCCAGCCAAGGCACAATTCTTTGCCATGGATGTGGCTTGCAAATACTGGCCATACCTGGAGAAAGTTGCCAGTGTCCTTCCTGCTCTCCAGGAGCTGACCACCATGAAACCTTTCCTCAGCGTCATGCATGCTCGAGCTCATGCTACCAAGTGTGAggtatgtttattattttttattatggtATGTAAATTGTAATGTTTATAATATTAAATTGAAGTTAATGGGTAGACTATATTATGTATATGTTTTGTGTTACCATTCCACTCAACCTTTACTAACATTAAATGGAGTGGTAGGAACCAGGAAGGAGCAGGGACAACCGCCGGTGAAGAGGTGGAACAAGTTAACAGCTACCTCTCTCGTTGTGCCCTTACGACAAAATATATGTCGAAAGCAGGTGAACAGAGTGTTTTCCATATTGTTGCATACTTCTTTTCAAAGACTGCATGATATCAACTCATACTTTGCCTTCAATAGCCCGGTTGGACATGCTCACATTGCATGCAATGTTGTGGAACCAGAAGAAAGGGGATTCCTTACACCAGGCACTTTCCACAAGATATGTGAAGGTAGGTCTAATGGTTTAATTTTGTCCTTTGTTTTTATCATTTGAGCTGTTAATCCTACAGACTTTATCCTGATTACACTGTTTATCAGACTTGTCAGAGGCTCCTGGATGAGACTGCAATGCTAGCAGAGCTAAAAACCCAGCTACATCTCTCAGATGAAATGGTGTCACAGTGGATCTCAGATGTGATGGAATGGGCAGCTGGTGGTAAGCATGACCAGATAACAGAAAATAACACAATACTTTTCCACTACTATTTGAATCTTCAGGTTTGATATTAAAGATCAGCCAACAATAGTTGGCTGATCATTCAGGGCAGTTAAAGTGATCTCTAGGGATTACAAGAGGTGGTGACATCACCTGCCACCAAGACCAGCAAACTGTGTGACATGTTGGGTTTTTTGTATATTCCAGTTTCTCTTCTGGAAGTATACATACCAAGTTGTACAATCAGGTTGGGTTAAGAGGGGTTTATGTGTAACATGAATTCAAACATCGAAACTGTtatgtgttgttttattttgaattgtACTATTATTTCTACAGAGACACGAGATGCATCTGACAACCTGCaaggcaccacacacacagggcttcaGCGGTCCATTGAGGGGCTCTACCTCAGTGTGAGGCAGCGGAAGCTAAATCTGTACCGTCAGAATGGTATTACTACTGTAtaatatacacaaaaacaaatacatggaATTAGTACACAATGTAGAAGCAATTACGCCAATTACAGCTCAATCATTACATTCTCTTCTGTTTGATTGTAACTGATTATTATCTAGATTGTCATTATTACATTCATCAGTCACTCACTGCAGCTTCACTTTCACTTTTTgagtgcaatgtattttttgctTGACAAACAGTTCTGTCAAGAGCCTTCACCCATCTACTTCATGTCATTCTAGACAGCAACAAGCTTCGCCACCGGCTTCGGAGGAAGCTGGCAGAAGAGAAAAAGCTCCTTTTTCAGGAGATACAAAAGCACAACAAGCTTGACTCTGCAGCCAACATCGATGCAGCTGTGGTGGAGCACTCCCTGAGTGGAGAGAGCACTGTGTCCCCAATATGGCCTTGGGAGGTTCATGACAGCGGTATGTCAGTTTTTAGAAGATTTTTGTTAAGCTGTATACGGTATACTGCAAtaagtgtgcaaaaaaaattgAGTTGTTTAACATTCATGTCGtttctatttgtattttaaGTTTTCTACTTTTTGTATAAAATTGATAAAAGAGTACAATTGTGGTCGATACATAAATGTTTATATGCAACATTGAGTATTGTATTCATAAAACTGTAATTGACTTTTTAGCAAACATTGGAACCAAGAAACGGCTTCATGACCAAGTCATGACAACAAAGCGACTGCAGGAGGAAAAAAACATTCTGGTGATGGAGATGGCACAACACTGCACATGGTTGCAGAACCTGGCATTGGTTCTCAAAAACAAGGTGGCTGAGTCGGGTAAGTTGACGCAAAACATAGCTGTCCATGACCAACTCACTTTCAATCACAAACCTAATAGAGTACAACAATCGTTGTTTGCAGTGATGGTCATTTAATTGTACATAGTAAAATGGTGATTTACGTTGTTTGCTATGGTAACAAGTCAGTGGGGTTGTAAAGTGTGTCACTTTTGCCAAATGTGGAGATATTTAGCACTGTGGCTATAGCCTGAAATCAGAAGTCAACCAAATAATTGTGAACATTGGAATATGTGGCTAATGTGTCACACAGGGTTAGCATAAAAGTAAGCTTGTGCTTACTATTATCTCAATCTGAAGCCTGCTTTGTATCATGGCAACTATTCACATATGGTATTTAGATTTGGACAGGAGAGAGCTTTCTACTCTATTGAAGTTACAGTATGTGGACTCATGAAGCAATTTTACTATGTAGAAGGTCTGTAATGTAATCTCATGTATATTTTGAGGTGGAGAGTCTGGAGACAAAGGAGCTGAAGGACTTTGCAGTCTCTTGAGGAGAAGAAACACAGAGGTGTCAGAGGGGTTGCAAGTGGTCCTGCAAAAATACAAGACTGCTTTAGGTCCTGAGGCCTCTGTCATTCAAAATATTGAAGAGGAAGACCAAAGTGTCCACAGCAGTCCAGACACCagtgaggatgaagaggaaagCATAATTTAGGTGACGTTCACATAACTACACAGATTAGTGTTACTCTTTAAagattatttatgtatttatttatgctttTTCATTCTAAACAGCTCAACTTTAGCTTTTGATCTTAcctcttgtttttttcccccagaTTGAAGCTGCACTGAGGATGGACTAAGGAAATGGACTTGCCTAGAaagcactaatgtgataaaacatgcattcgggCGTCTTATATTATTTCACACGCATAGATATTAacttggcactatgggggagggaaccaaggaaggcaggctttcctatgattggccgttctgaagcgcgatattcgattgacagccctcctcagcccgaATTCAGCCAAGGGTTTCTTACTTGAAGGGACCTTCGCCCAGACGTGATTGTCTTCTGAGTTTCAGCCATTGACTACAATACAgaatgaatgagaggagggctgaggaaggctctcaatcaaatatcgtgcttcagaaacagccaatcacaggaaagCACGCCCTGCCTTGATTCCCTCCcacatagtgccaaaattaaatttgagcgAGAGAGCATAACatcattcgcgagaggctgttttgtatGACCAAAGTTATTCCCCCCTCTCGCTTGCAACGAGGTAATGCTCTCGAGGATCTTTTTTCCTGGCTCGGGGAGCTGCGCTCTGAGTGCGGACGTGCGCACAGATAATTTGGGCGCTCGCAGTTAACATCTACGTgtatgaaataatataatacgcccgaatgcatgttttatcccattagtgctttatggcactaatgtgtcgccatactcAACCGCTTATCCTGGCAACTTCACACCTGACACTGCACCCTTGGGTCTTCTGCAATACACCCACCAAGTGTAAAATAAATCAGATGAACACTACTAACTGCTTCCTGTCAACTGACAGCAGTCAGCTGACCGTCATTACATCGCTGTAGCACGTGAACATTCATTGGTGCCATACTTGACAGCTCTCCACACAGTTACATAGCATTGTGGTGAATGTTCAGACCACTGTTTCATCTCTCCCCTTCCAGCGTCACAGATTATCAATCTTGGTGATGGAGGCACTAGCATTTTGGTGTGTTATTTAGTTAATGTGTGTAAAAGATGACTTcctcaaatgtcttgttttgttcGGAATTCAAAGATATTCAGTTGACAGAATATATAGAAGTATAAAGAAACCagaaaatattacatttgagaatCTGGAATCTGatcattttgaatttttttatttttcaaaaaatgaaaaagtgatTAATCGTTCATCCAAACAGTTGGTTATTAATTAAAATCAAATAGTTGCATgtcatgtaaaatgtaaatcaaGGAGAACGACCATTTTGATTGATAGGGTGGCGTGACTaagtatgtatacatataatatgTATGTAATATGCATTAGACTGTATGTAACAAAGAGACAGTTGTAAAGTTAATATAGGTACGTACAGTATAACTGGATTACATGTTCTGTTGTCAGTGCTTATGTAAAGCTAACCCTACAGTCCATTTTTAAGAAATACAGCccaaattgtttgtgtgttggacagATCCATTTGGTGCATTTTCTCCAGTATTGTTGCAAAAGATGAATACATTATTGCCAAAAATGaccattttttgttttacttttccaTAATGTTTAGAAACATCATGTGACAgttttgtgttttataaaaaaagatagCCTATCAAGAGAAAATATGggaaacaaacataaataatgcataattaattatattttgAATTGAGTTAAATTTAACATCACATACGTTATTATTTATGTGGATTACATCAATTAACTGATCTCCTTGTGATATATTTCACCCAAATCATCTATATGCAGTATAATGTAGCCTATGTTTTACTTGTAGATTTTTGATTCAGTAAAGATTCATTTTCCTAAACTTATTTACAACCCTCCTCTTGGTGTAAGAACTACAAGTATCCCTTCTAACTTGTATGGTTCCTAAAATTTCAAAGGAACGATTGTAATGGGCattgtatttttaaatacattgtaTTCCCCATGATTAGAAGTTTGCAGTATTAAACTGGATGATAACATTGTAATTAATAACATTACAATGTTACATATAAATGTAGTATTGTTCAGTACTATATTGGGTATATATTATGTTCTATGATACTTAAATACTAAACCTAAATTGTCATGTTAATATCAAATTGAAGTTGGGGTTGACTGACGTCTTGAAAACCTTGGGGGGTGTACACTAGCCAGTAAGGCTATTGCTAGTTATCTGCGACTGCTGTCGATTATTAATCCATCCTACTGCAGGTATACTGAACTAAATGGTTTTGTTTGGAAGCCACACCATATTAAAACCAAATTATAAATCACATTTACACTTTATAGCAGGAAAATAGATTGAAGGATGAGGTCTGAAAGATATGTTTTGAAACGTTGCTTAATACGTTTCGCCATTGAACACACACCTTTCTGTCGGCGAGATAGAGCAGcaggaaaaacataaaaaaagcactcataaatgtatatatattacctTTTTCATAAAATATATCTAGTCACGATATAAACATATACGTTATGGTCATACTTTAAGAACTGTTGCTGTTAAGAATTGGAGTGGATATATGATTTCGGAACCCTAATGTCAACATATTAACCCTAAACCGGAAGGAGGATACCAGAACTACAATTTGTCCCGAGTTATAGTGTGCTGTGTCATAGCTATTGTAGTTCCAATTAATTATCTCTAATATGTAAAACTGGGATCACGAACGTTGCAAGCTCATTATATGTTTTTAAGGGTGGGAAGCACGCCTGTTTGGTCTGATTTTAACTTTCTTATTGGTAAGAGGGTGTAATCATGTTTTTTATAGGTTTTGACCCTACTCTATTGGTCTGCTGTCGAGTATGATAGTACATGTGCAGAACTTTCCAAAACAGTTGACCCCATGTCTGTAGCATATTTTGTTGTTGAACTACAAGCCTTCAAAAGTGTCACAGGTACAAGGTTCAAAGGGCACACCTGAGGAGCAGGAACCGC from the Gadus morhua chromosome 22, gadMor3.0, whole genome shotgun sequence genome contains:
- the LOC115535283 gene encoding uncharacterized protein LOC115535283; translated protein: MSKAARLDMLTLHAMLWNQKKGDSLHQALSTRYVKTCQRLLDETAMLAELKTQLHLSDEMVSQWISDVMEWAAGETRDASDNLQGTTHTGLQRSIEGLYLSVRQRKLNLYRQNDSNKLRHRLRRKLAEEKKLLFQEIQKHNKLDSAANIDAAVVEHSLSGESTVSPIWPWEVHDSANIGTKKRLHDQVMTTKRLQEEKNILVMEMAQHCTWLQNLALVLKNKVAESGGESGDKGAEGLCSLLRRRNTEVSEGLQVVLQKYKTALGPEASVIQNIEEEDQSVHSSPDTSEDEEESII